A genome region from uncultured Desulfovibrio sp. includes the following:
- the speA gene encoding biosynthetic arginine decarboxylase has product MAKNRALQQWRVEDSVELYGIRNWGAGYFNVSEKGEVVICPQGPKGPQIPITEIIAGLHARGYDMPVLLRVENILDARISNIHDSFRKAIKTLGYKGQYRGVFPIKVNQQQQVVEKIAQFGASYHHGLEVGSKAELIAAISLMRDTQACLICNGYKDEEFFDLGLQAQRLGFNVHFVMEMPGELDLLLERSRALGVRPNIGVRAKLSVKAGGHWTDSGGERSTFGLGAAQIVDVVDNLKAQGMLDCLRLLHYHLGSQLSNIRDIRRGVMEAARLYVGLVQEGAPMGYLDLGGGLAVDYDGSHTNYISSRNYTLDEYSTDVVEAIMSILDEQEVPHPHIITESGRATVAYYSVLLFNILDVSAVEEVQVPSELPEDTPESVQNLREVYNSITLRNLQECYNDAIYYRDEMRQLFSAGRVNLRQRTLSERFFWAIMLRIAEEKRRLKNVPRDLKDIDASLADIYYGNFSVFQSLPDSWAIDQLFPIMPIHRLNEFPSRQGIISDITCDSDGRIAHFIDPQGLRPTLDLHPLREGEEYYLGVFLVGAYQETLGDLHNLMGDTNVVSIRCAEDGSYEYVREIRGDSVADILSYVEYDPRRILDDLRSTAERAVREKRISPSDRYAILQTFEDGLRGYTYFER; this is encoded by the coding sequence TTGGCAAAAAACCGCGCATTGCAGCAATGGCGTGTGGAAGATTCCGTGGAACTGTACGGAATCCGCAACTGGGGGGCAGGCTATTTCAACGTGTCCGAAAAGGGCGAGGTGGTCATCTGCCCGCAGGGTCCCAAGGGACCGCAGATTCCCATCACCGAAATCATCGCTGGCCTGCATGCGCGCGGCTATGACATGCCTGTGCTGCTGCGCGTGGAAAATATTCTGGATGCGCGCATCAGCAATATTCACGACTCCTTCCGCAAGGCCATCAAGACCCTGGGCTACAAGGGGCAGTATCGCGGCGTCTTTCCCATCAAGGTCAACCAGCAACAGCAGGTGGTGGAAAAGATTGCCCAGTTCGGGGCCAGCTATCATCATGGTCTCGAGGTCGGCTCCAAGGCCGAACTCATTGCCGCCATTTCCCTCATGCGCGATACCCAGGCCTGCCTGATCTGCAACGGCTACAAGGACGAGGAATTCTTTGACCTGGGCCTCCAGGCCCAGCGCCTGGGCTTCAACGTGCATTTTGTCATGGAAATGCCCGGCGAGCTGGACCTGCTGCTGGAACGCAGCCGGGCACTGGGCGTGCGGCCCAATATCGGCGTGCGGGCCAAACTGTCCGTCAAGGCAGGCGGCCACTGGACCGATTCCGGCGGCGAGCGCTCCACCTTCGGCCTGGGGGCGGCCCAGATCGTGGACGTGGTGGACAATCTCAAGGCACAGGGCATGCTGGACTGCCTGCGCCTGCTGCACTATCACCTCGGTTCGCAGCTTTCCAACATTCGCGACATACGCCGCGGCGTCATGGAGGCGGCCCGCCTCTATGTGGGCCTGGTGCAGGAAGGCGCGCCCATGGGCTACCTTGACCTGGGCGGCGGCCTGGCCGTGGACTACGACGGCTCGCATACCAACTACATTTCCTCGCGCAACTACACCCTGGACGAATACAGCACCGACGTGGTGGAAGCCATCATGAGCATCCTGGACGAGCAGGAAGTGCCCCACCCCCACATCATCACGGAATCGGGGCGCGCCACTGTGGCCTATTATTCGGTACTGCTGTTCAATATTCTGGATGTGAGCGCCGTGGAAGAGGTGCAGGTGCCCAGCGAGCTGCCCGAAGACACCCCCGAATCGGTGCAGAACCTCCGGGAAGTCTACAACAGCATCACCCTGCGCAATCTCCAGGAATGCTATAACGACGCCATCTATTACCGTGACGAAATGCGCCAGCTCTTTTCTGCCGGCCGCGTGAACCTGCGGCAGCGCACCCTGTCGGAACGCTTTTTCTGGGCCATCATGCTGCGCATTGCCGAAGAAAAGCGCCGCCTCAAGAACGTACCCCGCGATCTCAAGGACATCGACGCCAGCCTGGCCGACATCTATTACGGCAATTTCAGCGTCTTTCAGTCCCTGCCTGACTCCTGGGCCATTGACCAGCTCTTTCCCATCATGCCCATCCACCGCCTCAACGAATTTCCCTCGCGGCAGGGCATCATTTCGGACATTACCTGCGATTCCGACGGCCGTATTGCCCACTTCATCGATCCGCAGGGCCTCCGGCCGACCCTGGACCTGCACCCCCTGCGCGAAGGCGAGGAATATTATCTGGGCGTCTTCCTGGTGGGGGCCTATCAGGAAACCCTGGGCGATCTGCACAACCTCATGGGCGATACCAACGTGGTATCCATTCGCTGCGCCGAAGACGGCAGCTACGAATACGTACGCGAAATCCGCGGCGATTCCGTGGCCGATATCCTGAGCTACGTGGAATATGACCCGCGCCGCATCCTGGACGACCTGCGCAGCACGGCCGAACGGGCCGTGCGCGAAAAGCGCATCTCTCCCAGCGACCGCTATGCCATTCTCCAGACCTTTGAGGACGGCCTGCGCGGCTATACCTATTTCGAACGCTAG
- a CDS encoding oligopeptide/dipeptide ABC transporter ATP-binding protein: MSAPLLRLEQVWRTFAVRRGLWQEAGQLTAVAGVDLTLHAGESLGLVGESGCGKSTLGRLACGLLPPSRGRVLLDGQELPPAGPHSSAAGRVQMVFQDPFSSLNPRWKIGDSVAEPLLRDRSLSRRQRQERVADMLARVGLAGMERRYPHEFSGGQRQRIAVARALITRPGVVVCDEPVSALDASVQAQVLNLLCDVQEDFGPAYLFISHDLAVVGFMCPRIMVMYLGRMVEEGPREQLLQTPAHPYTQALLAAMPRWGEAAAPVSSLAAQELPSPLAPPPGCAFHPRCPQALPRCREEAPDWHQLAPGWRARCHRL, translated from the coding sequence GTGAGTGCGCCGCTGCTGCGTCTGGAACAGGTCTGGCGGACCTTTGCCGTGCGGCGCGGCCTCTGGCAGGAGGCCGGGCAGCTTACGGCCGTGGCCGGTGTGGACCTGACCCTGCATGCCGGGGAAAGTCTCGGCCTGGTGGGCGAATCCGGCTGCGGCAAGTCCACGCTGGGCCGTCTGGCCTGCGGGCTGCTGCCGCCCAGCAGGGGGCGGGTGCTTCTGGACGGGCAGGAACTGCCGCCGGCCGGTCCCCACAGCAGCGCGGCAGGGCGGGTGCAGATGGTTTTTCAGGACCCGTTTTCCTCGCTCAATCCCCGCTGGAAGATCGGCGACTCCGTGGCGGAACCCCTGCTGCGGGACCGGAGCCTTTCCCGCCGGCAGCGGCAGGAGCGGGTGGCCGACATGCTTGCCCGCGTGGGCCTGGCCGGCATGGAGCGCCGGTATCCGCATGAATTTTCCGGCGGGCAGCGGCAGCGCATCGCCGTGGCCCGTGCTCTCATAACCCGGCCCGGCGTGGTGGTCTGCGACGAGCCGGTATCGGCTCTGGACGCCTCGGTGCAGGCCCAGGTGCTCAACCTGCTGTGCGATGTGCAGGAAGACTTCGGCCCGGCCTATCTCTTCATTTCGCATGATCTGGCCGTGGTGGGCTTCATGTGTCCCCGTATCATGGTCATGTATCTGGGCCGCATGGTGGAGGAAGGCCCGCGGGAGCAGCTTTTGCAGACGCCGGCGCATCCTTATACGCAGGCCCTGCTGGCCGCCATGCCCCGCTGGGGAGAAGCCGCCGCGCCCGTGAGCAGCCTTGCGGCACAGGAACTGCCCAGTCCGCTGGCGCCGCCGCCGGGCTGCGCCTTTCATCCCCGCTGTCCGCAGGCCCTGCCGCGCTGCCGGGAAGAAGCGCCGGACTGGCACCAGCTGGCCCCGGGCTGGCGCGCCCGCTGTCACCGGCTCTGA
- the cobT gene encoding nicotinate-nucleotide--dimethylbenzimidazole phosphoribosyltransferase, with amino-acid sequence MSSAGCLEEIIPGLRIVPVDPADLLAAQQHLDNLTKPRGSLGRLEELARRLYGMAGGRSPLVVSPAMMLTVAGDHGVAAQGVSPCPQIVTRQMVANFLQGGAGVNVLCRASGMEMRVVDAGCAGGPFAPHPHLIDLRLGDGTADMTQGPAMRRETALEALRRGATLARRLAEEGYACLGTGEMGIANTTPASALYCALLGLTPQEAVGPGAGAGPAMVAHKAEVVDRALRVNGLSPAQAEHNDPLHALSAVGGFEIGVMAGIMLGAASCRLPVLVDGFICSAAYVVAVRICPTLAHYAILSHASAEPAHAPALARLGTGRPLLQLDMRLGEGTGGAVAYGLLRCAAAVFNDMATFQSAQVSPEGSIL; translated from the coding sequence ATGTCTTCGGCAGGCTGCCTTGAGGAAATCATCCCGGGCCTGCGTATTGTTCCCGTGGACCCGGCGGACCTGCTGGCCGCCCAGCAGCATCTGGACAATCTTACCAAACCCCGGGGCAGTCTGGGCCGCCTGGAGGAGCTTGCCCGGCGTCTTTATGGCATGGCGGGCGGGCGAAGCCCGCTGGTGGTCAGTCCGGCCATGATGCTGACCGTGGCAGGGGACCACGGCGTGGCCGCTCAGGGCGTTTCCCCCTGCCCGCAGATCGTGACCCGGCAGATGGTGGCCAATTTTCTGCAGGGCGGTGCCGGGGTCAATGTGCTGTGCCGTGCTTCGGGCATGGAAATGCGCGTGGTGGATGCCGGCTGTGCGGGCGGTCCTTTTGCGCCGCACCCGCATCTGATTGACCTGCGCCTGGGGGACGGCACGGCCGACATGACCCAGGGGCCGGCCATGCGCCGCGAGACCGCCCTCGAGGCCCTGCGCCGCGGTGCCACGCTGGCCCGCAGGCTGGCCGAAGAGGGCTATGCCTGTCTGGGTACCGGGGAAATGGGCATTGCCAATACCACGCCGGCCTCGGCCCTGTATTGTGCCTTGCTGGGCCTGACGCCGCAGGAAGCCGTGGGACCGGGCGCCGGCGCCGGACCGGCCATGGTGGCCCACAAGGCGGAGGTGGTGGACAGGGCGCTGCGGGTCAACGGCCTTTCGCCGGCACAGGCGGAACACAATGATCCCCTGCATGCCCTGAGCGCGGTGGGCGGCTTTGAAATCGGCGTCATGGCCGGCATCATGCTGGGGGCGGCTTCCTGCCGTCTGCCGGTGCTGGTGGATGGCTTCATTTGCAGCGCGGCCTATGTGGTGGCGGTGCGCATCTGCCCGACCCTGGCCCATTACGCCATCCTGTCCCATGCCTCGGCCGAACCGGCCCACGCACCGGCCCTGGCGCGTCTGGGAACGGGGCGGCCCCTGTTGCAGCTGGACATGCGCCTGGGCGAAGGCACGGGCGGTGCCGTGGCCTACGGCCTGCTGCGCTGTGCGGCGGCCGTGTTCAATGACATGGCCACATTCCAGTCCGCCCAGGTCTCGCCGGAGGGCAGCATCCTGTGA